A window from Flavobacteriales bacterium encodes these proteins:
- a CDS encoding response regulator yields MKLEHQKKEFNVLVADDNTIQNQVIKCMLGIHNCNVSTAVDGIQAIKLYESGTFDLIISDIHMPIMDGRETVQYLKENIRMGRL; encoded by the coding sequence CTGAAACTCGAACATCAAAAAAAAGAATTTAACGTTCTTGTAGCAGATGACAATACAATCCAAAACCAGGTAATAAAGTGTATGCTTGGTATACACAATTGTAATGTAAGCACTGCCGTTGACGGCATCCAAGCTATTAAGCTCTACGAATCAGGTACGTTCGATCTTATTATTTCAGACATCCATATGCCTATTATGGATGGTAGAGAAACCGTTCAATACCTAAAAGAAAATATCAGGATGGGCCGCCTATAG